A section of the Oryza sativa Japonica Group chromosome 1, ASM3414082v1 genome encodes:
- the LOC136355236 gene encoding uncharacterized protein, translating into MANYLPVALADSAQSWLHGLPRGTIGSWAELRDHFIANFQGTFERPGTHFDLYNVIQKSGESLRDYIRRFSEQRNKISDITDDVIIAAFTKGIRHEDLVSKFGRKPPKTVKQMFEKANEYAKAEDAIIASKQSGTTWKSKKDTPTTGGSGSANHKDRKRKPEELVATTTLSSRQRSRVNTFDKIINSQCPHHPNSNHAAKDCFVYKQFAEQYTKNARKASDGDQSMSKKKDDDDDVPTGFQDHRKELNHIFGRPLAYESKRKQKLTEREINTVQPDTPQYLRWSETTIKFDHSDHPDRVVHPGRYPLVLDPVVRNVELCRSLIDGGSALNILFAKTLDDMQIPRTELMPSNAPFHGVIPGLSATPLGQITLLVTFGTRENFHTENVCFEVADFETAYHAILGRPALAKFIAVPRYTYMMMKLPGPRGVISLRSDIKQAVTCDKESCEMAQTREITLAREEIRLAASTASEGEVPATKMPKSGESDAKTKKIPLDPSDPTKTADRKDAIKEELAKLLAAGFIKEVLHPDWLANPVLVQKKTGQWRMCVDYTDLNKSCPKDPFGLPRID; encoded by the exons ATGGCAAACTACTTGCCTGTGGCTCTAGCGGATTCTGCCCAGTCCTGGCTTCATGGGTTACCCCGTGGCACAatcggatcatgggcggaacttcgtgaccacttcatcgccaacttccaaggcacctttgaacgccctGGTACACAttttgatctctacaacgtcattcagaagtctggagaatcccttcgagattacatccgacgctttTCTGagcaacgtaacaagatctccgacattaccgacgacgtcatcatcgctgCCTTCACCAAGGGAATTCGTCACGAAGACCTAGTCAGCAAGTTCGGGCGCAAGCCTCCCAAGACGGTCAAGCAgatgttcgaaaaagccaatgagtatgccaaagccgaagatgccaTTATCgcgtccaagcagtcgggcaccacttggaagtcgaagaaagatacgccgactacaggagggagtggaagtgctaatcacaaggatcgcaagcgtaagcccgaggaactTGTGGCAACTACAACACTATCctcccgacaacgttcgcgcgtcaacacttttgacaagatcatcaactcccaatgtccgcatcatcccaattctaatcacgcggccaaagattgcttcgtctacaaacagtttgCAGAACAATACACCAAGAACGCACGTAAGGCCTCCGACGGAGATCAAAGCATGTCAAAGAAgaaggatgatgacgatgatgtcccgactggttttcaagaccaTCGCAAGGAACTCAACCACATCTTTGGCAGACCCCTAGCTTATGAATCTAAGagaaagcaaaagctgaccgaacgggagatTAACACTGTTCAGCCCgatacgccccaatatcttcggtggtcggAGACAACAATTAAGTTTGACcactcggatcatcctgaccgagtggtccacccggggcggtaccccctggtattagacccagtggttcgcaacgtcGAGCTTTGCAGatccctcatcgatggtggcagtgcactcaacatccttttcgccaAAACCCTAGAcgacatgcagatccctcgcacGGAATTAATGCCGAGTAATGCGCCCTTTCACGGAGTCATTCCAGGGCTATCTGCcacaccactcggccagatcactcttctggttactttcggcactcgggagaacttCCACACAGAAAACGTCTgcttcgaagttgctgatttcgagacagcgtatcatgccatactcggacgcccggcgttagccaagtttatTGCCGTCCCGCGctatacctacatgatgatgaagttgcctggtcctcgaggagttATATCCctgcggagcgacatcaagcaagccgtcacatgcgacaaggaaagctgcgagatggcccagacCCGCGAGATCACGCTCGCCCGAGAAGAAATTCGACTGGCTGCGTCCACAGCAAGCGAAGGtgaagtgcctgcaaccaagatGCCGAAGAGCGGAGAAAGCgacgccaagaccaagaaaattcccctagatccctctgatcctactaagactgct gataggaaggatgcgatcaaggaggaactggccaagctgttagcagcaggcttcatcaaggaagtccttcatcccgactggctggccaaCCCAGTCCTAGTTCAGAAGAAGACGggacaatggcgcatgtgtgttgattacaccgacctcaacaagtcatGCCCCAAAGATCcctttgggttgcctcgcattgactag